The nucleotide window GTGCCCGAGTTTAAACAGCAGTTTGGGATGAACGGAAAGTTCTGGGGCGAAAAGGCGCTCTTTGCCGGCTTGCAAAAGATTCATGCAGCCAATGGATTTGTTTCGAACCGCCTAATCGACAGCTGTGCCTATCTGCCATCCGCGGCGTTTGTTAGGAGACGGTTCGGTACTCTGTCTGAAGCGACCCGGCGAGCCGGTTTGCCCATTGTTCCTCATAGCCAAACGCAAAAGCGTGCGTGGAAGCAGCGAAGGGCGGCAGGATGCGATGAACTCTATCAAGGAGTTCGTTGGACAAAGGAGGAGTTGGCCCGGGCCCTGCGCAAACTGCACAGAAAGGCTGGGTATTTAACTGCAAATGTGATTAATCAAAATGAAGCCGCACCCAGTGCTGACTATTACTGCAAACGATTTGGCTCTCTCGATAACGCAAGGAGGTTTGCCGACATACCGGTCCCAACCCATTCGGAGCGCATGTTGGCTGCTTGCAAGAGGAAGCGAGATGGCAAGCCAACTATTGGGAGGCGACGCCGTCATCCAGATCAACGCATCGGACTTCACTACCGGTCGGATGATATTCTGGCCGGCCTAAAATCCTTGGTGCAGAAGAAAGGAGTGATTTCGGCTCTTCTGATTAATGCGGAGCCGTCACTGCCTTCGGCAGATTGCGTCATCAACCATTTCGGTTCGCTCCGGGAAGCGTACCGGCTTGCGGGCATAGTCGCCTTAAAGGGCAAGCTTGTTCGTTTTGGTTTGCCGCTCCAAGAAATGTCAGAGAAGACAAGTTAGTTGCTCGTTCGGACGTCTCCGATGGCTCCAAAGCCGGCCCGAAAGCAACCAGCAGGCACTCCTCACACTTTAGAGTAGCAAAAGAAATGCCTGCGTGTGCTAGAGCAAAGCTTCTCTTGTATCTGGGCAACCAGCTTGCTGCCGACTGCCTTTTCTGGCTCGACCGTTCGATCGAAGGCTGTATGTCGGATTGGCGTTAGTGCAATCCAACAGCCAGGAGCCCGCTATGTCGACCTCAATCCTCAAGTCGCTCACGTTCGTCCCGCAGCCCAAGGTCATTTCTGACCCATTGATTATCAAGCGGGAACGCATGGTTTCCCGCTTGGAAGATCAAAAGAAGCTGCTCGCCGATCCGACCTACCAGCGGCGTATCAAGCGTTGGGAAAAGAGGGAAGACGGGGAGAAGGTGCTCGTCGAGAAGCCGCTCCGTGCGAGCAAGTGGTGGCAACAGGACCCGAGCGGCAGCGTGGTCATGACAATGAAGGTCGGCTCGAAGCGCATCGAGTTCGAGAAGGGTAAGGCGGCCATCGCTGTAGGCTCGCTGGAGAAGCTGCCTGCGGTGATCGATTCGCTCATCAAGGCCGTGCGGGCGGGCGAGCTTGACCCTCAGCTGAGCGAAGGCAAGGGACCGAGATCGGTGCCCACTCGGAAGATCGCTTGACTGCACTACGGAAGCGTCAATGACTGATGGCGCTTCCGTAGGCTACTCTTCCTCGTCATCCCGACGTTCCGCAGCTATCCTTTTCTCAAGCGAGCGGTGGGATTCTCTTGCCCAGAGCGCAAGCTTTGGAATTGGATGGCCAAACCAGGACTGCAATGGTGAGAGATAGACCTCTAAAAGAGGAACCATTGAGCCGGACCAGGAAGTGGGGTACAGCCGCCGGCTAAGGGCGTCACGGAATTCGCGAATATCACCAAACTTGCTGGCCAGCGAGTCAAACGCAGGATGCCATCCGTTCCCTTTGATTATTGGGTAGAAGTCGCAGAGGAATGCTGCCCTATTTGTTGGATCTATCTTCGCCCACGATTCCAATTCCGCGTGGGGAACTGCGAATAGAATGCCTTCTTCATTGTGTCCCTCGCCGTCAAATCTGTAGTTCGGAGGGCCCACGATACGTTCGAGCCAGTACCGCTCGGTGGCAGTGGCGATCTCGTAAAACCGAGAGACTGATGTCCACATTGCCGATGCGTCAATCGCCAGAAGCTTCTTGACTGTTTTCCTGATTGGTCCGTCCAGTGCAAAAATCACGTCCGAGTCGCTCGACTGGCAAATACGTGAAAGTTGGTCCCCCATCGCCGAAATAAAGTGTGATCCTGCTCTCCCCGAACGAACCAGCAGGTCAGCACTTTGCTCAAAAAGATAGGAATCTCGGTTGTTGCTGCCAACTTTTTCGAGCAGCTTCGGCGAGGTCAGCAAAGTCTCTATCATTTCAGCCAGAGAAGCGTCTAGTTCAGCACGGCTGTGCTGATACATCGATATGATTTCAAGAGAAGTCCAATTTCCCTCAGCGCCATGATTGGTGGCAAGTTCGCTAAGTAGTGGCAAGATTACCGGCGGAGGGAGATGGTCGATTCCCCTACCATAAGACAGATAGGCACAATCCCGGGCCGAAATTTCGTTACGACGGAGGCTCGCAATAACATCGTCTAATCGTTCAGGCGTCACGCCAACCGCGGTGTACACGTTTATTGCCTGCTTACTAAGTGCGCTCGAACCAAGTGCAATTGCTACACACTGATCTCCCAGCTCTACGCTCCTACCGTCAACCCCATTCAAGAAGCCTCGAATAAATTGCGCCCCATGGCGTTCTTCAGATCTCTCGTAAATTGAAACGGCCTCTTTGAAGTGAATTATAGGATCACCAACATATTGAGCTAGCTCCCGAGCGAATGGAAAGCCGTTGTGCAATTCTTCAATCGCCATCACCTGGATGGCTCGGCGAACGGCTTCTGGGGTTCTAGCGATTTCACGAGCTATGGCTTGCGCCATGCGAGTAGAGTACTCGAAATCTTTAGTACTGCTGGCATTGTAGTCGTAGTTTAGATCCGGATCTCGAATGTCCGCGGCCCAGAACTTTGTATAGAGCAGTGCGAGGTCTACCAAATCAGTTGGAAGAAGTAGGTTGTATAGCTCTCTCACCTTTCTAGCCAACTCTTCTGGCGCAGCTCGCCTATCGTAGTAGAGCCAATCACCGAGCGACTCTAATGCTTCCAACCACAGGCCTTTCTCACTCGCCACCGTCTTAACGGCGGCTTCAATATCTGAGAATAGATTTTCGCCCATCAGCTCTCGGAGGTGACTCGCAACTATGCGTTCGCATCTCGTTGAGAGCTCCTTCCGAGATCGGAGAGCTAGAAGACGGTTCATGCCGTTTCTATGAAAGTCGAATACCTCGCCCCAAATCTTGGCGTGCCAATCGCTCAACGGCGGGCGAGTGCCGATTTGTTGAGCGGACCCCGATCGGGTAAAATGACTTTGTCTAAGCGTCTTCTCCAGTGCACCGATGCACAGGTCGACCATTTGCTCATCGTTGCTCGCTAAGCCTTCGTCCAACACTGCAAAGCGTTCTGCTGGCTCTGCTTCAGTACCGCTCAAATGGAGCTGAAAAAGTTGTATGAACAGCCCGGAGGCGTTATTTGAGAAGCGTTCCGTCTCGGCAGCGCCCAGCCGCATCAATAGCCGAGCGGCGATCGCGAATGATTCGTGAC belongs to Bradyrhizobium manausense and includes:
- a CDS encoding DUF6641 family protein, encoding MSTSILKSLTFVPQPKVISDPLIIKRERMVSRLEDQKKLLADPTYQRRIKRWEKREDGEKVLVEKPLRASKWWQQDPSGSVVMTMKVGSKRIEFEKGKAAIAVGSLEKLPAVIDSLIKAVRAGELDPQLSEGKGPRSVPTRKIA